The Arachis duranensis cultivar V14167 chromosome 2, aradu.V14167.gnm2.J7QH, whole genome shotgun sequence genome has a window encoding:
- the LOC107475285 gene encoding uncharacterized protein LOC107475285 — MAVVMQATTEALGNQINQGNHGNNNDECGPMTLATFLKVHHLTFRGTSIPTDADNWIQAMERALQAQQVPEEQWVEFGTYQLQGEDQYWWQGTRRILQPDGAAVPWEVFRAEFYKKYFSNSARNAKELELMQLK; from the coding sequence ATGGCTGTAGTTATGCAGGCGACAACCGAGGCACTAGGTAATCAGATAAATCAGGGTAATCATGGGaacaataatgatgagtgtGGTCCAATGACACTTGCTACATTTCTGAAAGTTCACCATCTGACTTTTAGGGGAACCTCAATTCCCACTGATGCAGATAATTGGATTCAGGCTATGGAAAGGGCGTTACAGGCACAGCAGGTTCCTGAGGAGCAATGGGTTGAATTTGGAACTTATCAGTTGCAAGGTGAAGATCAATATTGGTGGCAGGGAACACGACGTATCCTGCAGCCTGATGGTGCTGCAGTTCCTTGGGAGGTTTTCCGGGCAGAGTTCtataagaaatatttttctaattcaGCCAGAAATGCcaaggaacttgaattaatgCAGTTAAAATAG